Proteins from one Mycobacterium sp. EPa45 genomic window:
- a CDS encoding CsbD family protein, whose amino-acid sequence MGISDKISNKVDDVAGKAKEGVGRASGDKSTENEGKLDQAKSSLKDAGEKVKDAFKK is encoded by the coding sequence ATGGGTATCTCTGACAAGATCAGCAATAAGGTCGACGACGTCGCAGGCAAGGCCAAAGAGGGAGTAGGCCGCGCCTCCGGTGACAAGAGCACCGAAAACGAGGGCAAGCTCGATCAGGCCAAGTCCAGCCTCAAGGACGCGGGCGAGAAGGTCAAAGACGCCTTCAAGAAGTAA
- a CDS encoding nuclear transport factor 2 family protein, with protein sequence MNELQDRQDISDLLIRYASGIDRRDWDLFRTVFTPDCHADYGQIGVWDGVEAITEFMDVVHAELGYLMHRISNIAIDLQGDQAVTRCYVDAWIMMADNASGVNAMGFYDDEVVRTDAGWRIARRTFTSVRVAN encoded by the coding sequence ATGAATGAATTGCAAGACCGCCAGGACATTTCGGATCTGCTGATCCGCTACGCAAGCGGTATCGATCGCCGCGACTGGGACTTGTTCCGGACTGTGTTCACCCCCGACTGCCACGCCGACTACGGCCAGATCGGCGTGTGGGACGGCGTGGAAGCGATCACCGAGTTCATGGACGTCGTCCATGCCGAGCTCGGCTACCTGATGCATCGCATCAGCAATATCGCGATCGATCTGCAGGGCGACCAAGCGGTCACGCGATGCTACGTCGATGCGTGGATCATGATGGCTGACAATGCTTCCGGGGTGAACGCGATGGGTTTCTACGATGACGAGGTCGTGCGTACCGATGCCGGCTGGCGCATCGCACGGCGCACCTTCACGTCGGTGCGGGTGGCGAACTGA
- a CDS encoding DsbA family protein, which translates to MSGRPESVDFHFDVMCPYAYQTSLWIREVRDRTGVVVNWRFFSLEEINRQEGKKHPWERDWSYGWSMMRVGALLRRESMAAVEAWYQRAGRALHVDGHKPHDPAVARHLLAELGFDPALVDQAIADPTTGDEVLADHNRVVAADGYGVPTLFFPDGQCLFGPVLIDPPTGDAAVRLWDAVVAWTEFPHLYELQRPKTPTDERLIAETFRPYLEARDWVSINRGEVISFGD; encoded by the coding sequence GTGAGCGGGCGGCCCGAGTCCGTCGACTTCCACTTCGACGTCATGTGCCCGTACGCCTACCAGACGTCGCTCTGGATCCGCGAGGTGCGGGACCGGACCGGGGTGGTGGTGAACTGGCGCTTCTTCAGCCTTGAGGAGATCAATCGCCAGGAGGGCAAAAAGCACCCCTGGGAACGCGATTGGTCCTACGGCTGGTCGATGATGCGCGTCGGGGCGCTGTTGCGCCGCGAGTCGATGGCGGCTGTGGAGGCCTGGTACCAACGTGCCGGGCGGGCCTTGCACGTCGATGGTCACAAACCGCACGACCCGGCGGTGGCCCGGCACTTGCTGGCGGAGTTGGGATTCGACCCTGCACTGGTGGACCAGGCCATCGCGGATCCCACCACGGGTGACGAAGTCCTGGCCGACCACAATCGGGTCGTGGCGGCGGATGGCTACGGGGTACCGACGCTGTTCTTCCCCGACGGGCAGTGCCTGTTCGGGCCGGTGCTCATCGACCCGCCGACCGGGGATGCCGCGGTGCGGCTGTGGGACGCCGTCGTCGCGTGGACCGAATTTCCGCACCTTTACGAGCTTCAGCGGCCCAAGACGCCGACCGATGAACGATTGATCGCCGAGACCTTCCGCCCGTATCTGGAGGCGCGCGACTGGGTCTCCATCAACCGGGGCGAGGTCATCAGCTTCGGCGATTAG
- a CDS encoding SDR family oxidoreductase: MSDDFANRYGPWALVAGASDGVGAAFVDALAERGVNVVLVARRQAVLDDVATGIRDRHGVETKTLAIDLAAPGTAATLIDAVSGLEVGFLVYCAGADPDFKPFLANSIEAAEAMVQRNCVVPMQLCHHFAAPMVERGRGGIVVFGSGAGFVGGPNMVAYGASKAFDMVFAEALWSELHGKGVDVIGLLLGKTDTPALRKLEYQRGTLSSEDETPADAVSVGEVVTEAFANLTNGPTVLVGEQMRGIGQLLASMDRNDAARLMAQSIAAAMGSD, encoded by the coding sequence ATGAGTGACGACTTCGCCAACCGCTACGGCCCCTGGGCATTGGTCGCCGGCGCGTCCGACGGCGTGGGTGCGGCCTTCGTCGACGCCCTCGCCGAGCGTGGAGTCAACGTGGTATTGGTCGCCCGCCGCCAGGCTGTGCTCGACGACGTGGCAACGGGCATCCGCGACCGGCACGGCGTCGAAACCAAAACACTGGCAATCGATCTCGCCGCACCCGGTACGGCGGCGACGCTGATCGATGCGGTCTCGGGCCTCGAGGTCGGCTTCCTGGTGTACTGCGCCGGCGCCGACCCCGACTTCAAGCCGTTCCTCGCCAATTCGATCGAAGCGGCCGAGGCGATGGTACAGCGCAACTGTGTGGTGCCCATGCAACTCTGCCATCACTTCGCCGCCCCGATGGTCGAGCGGGGCCGAGGTGGGATCGTGGTGTTCGGGTCCGGGGCAGGCTTTGTCGGCGGTCCCAACATGGTGGCGTACGGCGCGTCCAAGGCCTTCGACATGGTGTTCGCCGAGGCGCTGTGGAGTGAACTGCACGGCAAGGGCGTTGACGTCATCGGCCTTCTCCTCGGCAAGACCGACACGCCCGCGTTGCGCAAGCTCGAATACCAACGCGGGACGCTCTCTTCTGAGGACGAGACGCCGGCCGACGCGGTATCCGTCGGGGAGGTGGTTACCGAAGCATTCGCCAACCTGACCAACGGCCCCACCGTTCTCGTCGGCGAGCAGATGCGCGGCATCGGGCAATTACTGGCATCGATGGACCGAAACGATGCTGCGCGACTGATGGCGCAGTCCATCGCGGCGGCGATGGGGTCGGACTGA
- a CDS encoding DUF445 domain-containing protein: protein MSIDMAHVFTYPWWVYVSIPLGAALVGWATKILALKMMFYPVEFKGIKPYLGWQGQIPKRAPKMAAVAVDSLTSGILKPEEMFDKIDPDELVKELGEPLNAAATELVDTMMMALQPQLWRATPDQVKDLIVANVNNRIPAASRAMFAELRGQVDQIFDIKHMVVTNLVRDKAKLNRVFQDIGQSAFKFLVRAGLWFGFTIGLVQVLVFGFTGWVWTLPAFGLLTGGLTDFVALQMIFRPLERRTVFPGIKWQGVFQAERDDVIKGYAALMAREIFTPKAIMESVLTGPMSDKFFDLIQTEISNTIDAQLGRAVRVINAVGSRQYQQMKQQIAASIIAKLPETSSYIEGYFQERLQLEDMMVEKMRDLDAQSYENLLRPAFKDDEWIIVVLGAALGFLFGEVQAELIVMLAGH, encoded by the coding sequence GTGAGTATCGACATGGCCCACGTCTTCACCTATCCGTGGTGGGTCTATGTGTCCATACCGCTCGGGGCGGCGTTGGTCGGCTGGGCTACGAAGATCCTCGCGCTGAAGATGATGTTCTATCCCGTCGAATTCAAGGGCATCAAGCCGTATCTGGGATGGCAGGGCCAGATCCCCAAGCGGGCGCCGAAAATGGCTGCCGTTGCCGTGGATTCACTCACCTCGGGGATCCTGAAACCCGAGGAGATGTTCGATAAGATCGATCCCGACGAGCTCGTGAAGGAACTTGGCGAGCCGCTCAACGCGGCGGCCACCGAACTCGTCGACACCATGATGATGGCGCTTCAACCCCAGTTGTGGCGTGCCACACCAGACCAGGTCAAAGACCTCATCGTAGCCAACGTGAACAACCGTATCCCGGCCGCCTCACGGGCGATGTTCGCCGAGCTGCGCGGTCAGGTGGACCAGATCTTCGACATCAAGCACATGGTCGTCACCAACCTGGTCCGCGACAAGGCCAAGCTCAACCGCGTGTTCCAGGACATCGGCCAGTCCGCGTTCAAGTTCCTGGTCCGGGCCGGTTTGTGGTTCGGGTTCACCATCGGCCTCGTCCAGGTTCTGGTCTTCGGCTTCACCGGATGGGTATGGACGTTGCCTGCGTTCGGACTCTTGACCGGTGGCCTCACCGATTTCGTTGCGTTGCAGATGATTTTCCGTCCACTGGAACGGCGTACGGTGTTCCCCGGCATCAAGTGGCAGGGCGTTTTCCAGGCTGAACGCGATGACGTGATCAAGGGGTACGCCGCGTTGATGGCACGGGAGATCTTCACGCCGAAGGCCATCATGGAAAGCGTGCTGACCGGTCCGATGTCGGACAAGTTCTTCGATCTCATTCAAACCGAGATCAGCAACACGATCGACGCTCAACTCGGCAGAGCTGTCCGGGTGATCAATGCTGTGGGCAGTCGGCAGTACCAGCAGATGAAGCAGCAGATCGCGGCCTCCATCATCGCGAAGCTGCCCGAGACATCAAGCTACATCGAGGGATACTTTCAGGAGCGGCTCCAACTCGAAGACATGATGGTCGAGAAGATGCGCGACCTCGACGCACAGTCCTACGAGAATCTGCTGCGGCCCGCGTTCAAGGATGACGAATGGATCATCGTCGTGCTCGGCGCCGCCCTCGGCTTCCTGTTCGGCGAAGTGCAAGCCGAACTGATCGTGATGCTCGCCGGCCACTAG
- a CDS encoding maleylpyruvate isomerase N-terminal domain-containing protein, whose protein sequence is MRSLDEIRAALEACYGAIEGLCADLSEADWKAQSLCPDWVVRDVIQHVVSIEAVMAGWLPQDDATPPPFGRAAEFLAGTDDPAILADKVTSVFAERRRDLSTLTAADLDRPSWMPTGRGTYGRFLEIRVFDFWVHVRDITIPLGRPTDDTGLAAELALAQVESSIGYIAGKKVGVPEGSSIAFQLTGPLVREIDVAVNGRAKQVDHLDNPTATLTTDSTTFIMLACGRIDPQAQIDSGAVSWTGDAELGERAARNLRFTM, encoded by the coding sequence ATGAGGAGTCTGGACGAGATCCGCGCCGCACTCGAGGCGTGTTACGGCGCTATCGAGGGCCTGTGCGCCGACCTGAGCGAGGCCGATTGGAAGGCACAGTCGCTGTGCCCGGACTGGGTCGTCCGCGATGTCATTCAGCACGTTGTCAGCATTGAAGCCGTCATGGCGGGCTGGCTGCCGCAGGACGATGCCACCCCGCCGCCGTTCGGCCGGGCGGCAGAGTTCCTGGCCGGCACGGACGATCCCGCGATCCTGGCCGACAAGGTCACTTCCGTCTTCGCCGAGCGGCGGCGCGACCTCAGCACGCTGACGGCCGCCGACCTCGACCGGCCATCGTGGATGCCCACCGGCCGCGGAACCTACGGCCGATTCCTGGAGATCCGGGTCTTCGACTTCTGGGTTCACGTGCGCGACATCACGATTCCACTCGGCCGGCCCACCGACGACACCGGCCTGGCCGCCGAACTGGCGCTGGCGCAGGTGGAAAGCTCGATCGGCTACATCGCCGGTAAGAAGGTCGGTGTCCCCGAGGGCAGCAGCATCGCCTTCCAGCTGACCGGGCCGCTGGTTCGGGAGATCGATGTCGCCGTCAACGGACGGGCGAAACAGGTTGACCACCTTGATAACCCGACAGCGACGCTGACGACGGACTCGACCACCTTCATCATGCTCGCGTGTGGCCGCATCGATCCCCAGGCGCAGATCGACTCCGGTGCGGTCAGCTGGACCGGCGACGCCGAGCTCGGTGAACGCGCCGCCCGCAACCTGAGGTTCACGATGTGA
- a CDS encoding HNH endonuclease signature motif containing protein, with protein MLSIEVDEALDSIEAALTTLAKVDLAGLAVIDVLELAARCEKATRRHDVVRYDLSHELHRRELSELGGKPGKLLADWLRITPAEARRRAEVIEPLTPRTSLTGEPVAPRQPGTAEAWRGGLLDGEHVRIIQKFLGALPVDVPGEVREDAERFLAEHALRMRPDQLSRVAHRLALEINPDGEFSDEDRARKRTVVVGRQQPDGMTEIRIQATPEMSSYVEAAFAKYATLGMCNPADQTAVTEGEPTAEHAQADTRTLGQRQHDALMAMLRRTLGDPVLGQHNGLPVTVIVSTTLQQLQTKTGHGVTGGGTMLPITDVIRMARHAYHYLTIFDGVTGQALWLGRTKRIASADQRIVLHSKDRGCTKPGCTVPGYAAQVHHAAKDWKHGGATNIDELAFACPPDNQLVETGGWTTRKQPNGDTEWIPPPHLPIHVGGVNDFHHPERFLPKSDEGG; from the coding sequence ATGCTTTCGATCGAAGTGGATGAGGCGCTCGATTCGATCGAGGCGGCGTTGACCACGCTGGCGAAGGTCGATCTTGCCGGGCTTGCGGTGATCGACGTGTTGGAGTTGGCCGCTCGGTGTGAGAAGGCAACCCGCCGTCATGATGTGGTGCGCTACGACCTCAGCCATGAGCTGCATCGGCGTGAGCTCAGCGAGCTTGGTGGCAAGCCGGGCAAACTGCTCGCGGATTGGTTGCGGATCACCCCGGCCGAAGCCCGCCGCCGCGCCGAGGTCATCGAGCCGCTGACCCCGCGCACCAGCCTGACCGGTGAACCGGTGGCGCCGCGTCAGCCGGGCACGGCCGAGGCATGGCGCGGCGGGCTCCTCGACGGCGAGCATGTGCGGATCATCCAGAAATTCCTGGGTGCGCTGCCGGTCGACGTCCCCGGCGAGGTCCGCGAAGACGCTGAACGGTTCCTGGCCGAGCACGCACTGCGAATGCGTCCGGATCAGTTGAGCCGAGTGGCGCACCGGCTGGCGTTGGAGATCAACCCTGACGGGGAGTTCTCCGATGAGGACCGGGCCCGTAAACGCACCGTGGTCGTCGGGCGCCAGCAGCCCGACGGGATGACCGAGATCCGTATCCAGGCCACCCCGGAGATGAGCTCGTACGTCGAGGCGGCATTCGCCAAGTACGCCACGCTGGGTATGTGCAACCCGGCCGATCAGACCGCGGTCACCGAAGGTGAGCCCACCGCCGAACACGCGCAGGCTGACACCCGCACGCTCGGCCAACGCCAACACGACGCCCTGATGGCGATGCTGCGCCGCACCCTCGGCGACCCGGTACTGGGCCAGCACAACGGGCTACCCGTCACCGTGATCGTGTCCACCACCTTGCAGCAGTTGCAGACCAAGACCGGCCACGGGGTGACCGGCGGCGGCACCATGCTGCCGATCACCGACGTCATCCGGATGGCCCGACACGCCTACCACTACCTGACGATCTTCGACGGGGTCACCGGCCAAGCATTGTGGCTGGGCCGCACCAAACGCATCGCCTCGGCCGATCAACGAATCGTGTTGCACTCCAAAGACCGCGGCTGCACCAAACCAGGCTGCACCGTCCCGGGCTATGCCGCCCAGGTCCACCACGCCGCCAAAGACTGGAAACACGGCGGCGCCACCAACATCGACGAACTCGCCTTTGCCTGCCCACCCGATAACCAACTCGTCGAAACCGGCGGCTGGACCACCCGAAAACAACCCAACGGCGACACCGAATGGATACCACCACCACACCTGCCGATCCACGTCGGCGGCGTCAACGACTTCCACCATCCAGAACGCTTCCTGCCGAAAAGCGACGAAGGTGGTTAG
- the sodN gene encoding superoxide dismutase, Ni gives MLQRLFANATPAHAHCDLYCGVYDPAQAKIEALSCLKTIQKYNDSDDEHFRTRAILIKEQRAEEVKHHLMVLWADFFAKEHFEQFPNLHQLFWDGVHGAGEVKKSTDAAVAQKLLDTIDQISDIFWQTEKAKGMGVYPPA, from the coding sequence ATGCTGCAAAGACTTTTCGCCAACGCCACCCCTGCCCACGCTCACTGCGACCTGTACTGCGGCGTCTACGACCCCGCCCAGGCCAAGATCGAGGCGCTGTCGTGCCTCAAGACCATCCAGAAGTACAACGACTCCGATGACGAGCACTTCCGGACTCGCGCGATCCTCATCAAGGAGCAGCGTGCCGAGGAGGTCAAGCATCACCTCATGGTGCTGTGGGCCGACTTCTTCGCCAAAGAGCACTTCGAGCAGTTCCCCAACCTGCACCAGCTGTTTTGGGACGGCGTCCACGGTGCCGGCGAGGTCAAGAAGTCGACCGACGCCGCCGTCGCTCAGAAGCTGCTCGACACCATCGACCAGATCTCGGATATCTTCTGGCAGACCGAGAAGGCCAAGGGCATGGGCGTCTACCCGCCTGCCTGA
- a CDS encoding glyoxalase superfamily protein: MRVNRIIADLQVADIEAAKGFYTDYLGLTTEEFNLGWVARFTSPDTGANLQLLTDDATAPAAPVISVATDDVDAAYQQACARGYEIVHPLTTESWGVRRFFVRDPDGNVINVVAHRD, from the coding sequence ATGCGTGTCAACCGGATCATTGCCGACCTCCAGGTCGCCGACATCGAGGCGGCCAAGGGTTTCTACACCGATTACCTGGGGCTGACGACCGAAGAGTTCAACCTCGGCTGGGTGGCCCGCTTCACCAGCCCCGACACCGGTGCGAACCTGCAGCTGCTGACCGATGACGCGACCGCGCCTGCGGCGCCCGTCATCTCGGTCGCGACCGATGACGTCGACGCCGCGTACCAGCAAGCCTGCGCCCGTGGCTACGAGATCGTGCACCCGCTGACGACGGAATCGTGGGGAGTGCGGCGCTTCTTCGTTCGCGATCCGGACGGCAACGTCATCAACGTTGTGGCACACCGGGACTAG
- a CDS encoding S26 family signal peptidase, protein MRRFQVVEESMAPTLRPGDGLLAVRGGRVRQGQLRVFPDPTQPSRWLIKRVGEVRGRGRAATFQACSDNPRAPGVVDSRRFGWVPAVGSYLVVWTVRHVQG, encoded by the coding sequence ATGCGCCGTTTCCAGGTGGTCGAGGAGTCGATGGCACCCACCCTTCGCCCTGGTGACGGACTGTTGGCGGTGCGCGGTGGTCGCGTCCGCCAGGGCCAGTTGCGGGTGTTCCCCGATCCCACGCAGCCGTCGCGGTGGCTCATCAAACGGGTGGGGGAGGTTCGGGGGCGCGGTCGCGCCGCCACTTTCCAAGCATGCTCGGACAATCCCCGCGCGCCGGGCGTCGTCGATTCGCGGCGATTCGGCTGGGTGCCGGCGGTCGGTTCCTACCTTGTGGTGTGGACGGTCCGGCACGTCCAGGGCTGA
- a CDS encoding lytic transglycosylase domain-containing protein → MRQTSAVRTRLSLLLAAALLAVTGCTPRTVDSATTPVAGPSATSVPAAALDATTTPGALAGAQPRLASDPAQLADDLVADELAIRDPSTPEAALAAAARRQQVAYRSIGRHPEWDGTIRSRIPATLIDAYDRHVDARRQLAAMATTRDTLPAWRVQPPPPADELLGYYHEAEAATGVGWNYLAAINLIETRFGSIAGLSTAGADGPMQFLPSTFAAYGDGGDIRSPRDSVLAAGRYLAANGFDADPDRAIFRYNHADQYVAAVKDYAAVLADPATFAGFYRWDVYYVTTDGDVVLPIGYAADAPIPVGEYLATHPQ, encoded by the coding sequence ATGCGACAGACTTCAGCGGTGCGCACCCGACTGTCCCTCCTACTCGCCGCGGCCCTGCTGGCCGTGACCGGGTGCACGCCACGGACGGTCGACTCTGCGACAACACCGGTAGCGGGCCCGTCGGCCACCTCTGTACCCGCGGCCGCCCTGGACGCCACAACCACTCCCGGCGCGCTCGCGGGTGCCCAGCCCCGGCTGGCATCGGATCCCGCCCAGCTGGCCGACGACCTGGTCGCCGATGAGCTGGCCATCCGCGACCCGTCGACCCCGGAAGCCGCTCTTGCGGCGGCTGCGCGGCGTCAGCAGGTCGCCTACCGCAGCATCGGACGCCACCCCGAGTGGGATGGGACCATCCGGTCGCGGATTCCCGCGACGCTGATCGACGCCTACGACCGCCATGTCGACGCGCGGCGACAGCTCGCCGCGATGGCAACCACGCGAGACACCCTGCCTGCGTGGCGCGTCCAGCCGCCGCCTCCGGCCGACGAACTGCTCGGCTACTACCACGAGGCGGAAGCCGCGACTGGCGTCGGTTGGAATTACCTGGCGGCGATCAACCTGATCGAGACCCGCTTCGGCAGCATCGCGGGACTGAGCACCGCCGGTGCGGATGGACCGATGCAGTTTCTGCCGTCGACCTTCGCCGCCTACGGCGACGGTGGTGACATCCGCTCGCCCCGCGACAGTGTCCTGGCCGCCGGACGGTATCTGGCTGCCAACGGCTTCGACGCGGACCCCGATCGCGCCATCTTCCGCTACAACCACGCCGACCAATACGTGGCCGCCGTCAAGGATTACGCCGCGGTCCTCGCCGATCCCGCCACATTCGCGGGCTTTTACCGGTGGGACGTCTACTACGTGACCACTGACGGTGACGTAGTCCTGCCGATCGGGTACGCAGCGGATGCGCCCATCCCGGTCGGCGAGTACCTGGCCACCCACCCGCAGTAG
- a CDS encoding zinc-binding dehydrogenase yields the protein MRAAVLRHGTIEVRETPDPVPGPGELLLRTLSTAICASDVHFMDHPQLSLDDPTGRSLYDAERDIVLGHEFVGEVVARGPGCSEQIPIGARVTSIPIRLVNGGADGARIIGQHPEAQGSFAEFLVVAESIARVVEGDVSSDAAALVDAFAVGEFYVRSADVQPGEIPIVIGAGAIGLSAVAALAARGIDPIVVSDYQQDRRDLARDAFGAHVVVDPAQQSPFDVWRQLRVERNLWGPCVVFECVGAAGLIQKLVESADMATRIYCAGGWYTGDTLDITTATRQGVTIQFGGGPMPQDWYGTLDAIAAKRLDPLPSVGRIVTLDEVPEAIDMARRSVGPPRIIVHPNGDIA from the coding sequence GTGCGGGCAGCGGTATTGCGACACGGCACGATCGAGGTGCGAGAGACACCGGATCCCGTTCCCGGTCCGGGCGAACTGCTCCTGCGGACGTTGAGCACCGCGATCTGCGCCTCGGACGTGCACTTCATGGACCACCCGCAACTGAGCCTCGACGATCCGACCGGCCGCTCCCTCTATGACGCGGAGCGCGACATCGTGCTCGGGCACGAGTTCGTCGGGGAGGTCGTCGCCCGCGGGCCCGGCTGCAGCGAGCAGATCCCGATTGGTGCCCGGGTGACCTCGATTCCCATCCGTCTGGTCAACGGGGGAGCTGACGGGGCGCGCATCATCGGCCAGCACCCGGAGGCGCAGGGCAGCTTCGCCGAGTTCCTGGTGGTAGCCGAGTCGATTGCCCGGGTGGTCGAAGGCGATGTCTCCAGCGATGCCGCGGCGTTGGTCGACGCGTTCGCCGTGGGCGAGTTCTATGTGCGTTCGGCCGACGTGCAGCCGGGTGAGATCCCGATCGTCATCGGGGCGGGCGCAATCGGCCTCTCGGCGGTCGCCGCGCTGGCGGCCCGCGGGATCGACCCCATCGTCGTGTCGGACTACCAACAGGACCGCCGCGACCTGGCACGCGACGCCTTCGGTGCGCACGTCGTCGTCGATCCGGCGCAACAGTCCCCGTTCGACGTGTGGCGACAACTGCGGGTCGAGCGCAATCTGTGGGGACCGTGCGTCGTCTTCGAGTGTGTCGGGGCCGCTGGGCTGATCCAGAAGCTCGTCGAATCCGCGGACATGGCCACCCGGATCTACTGTGCCGGTGGCTGGTACACCGGTGACACCCTCGACATCACCACCGCGACGCGTCAGGGGGTGACGATCCAATTCGGCGGCGGACCGATGCCGCAGGACTGGTACGGGACGTTGGACGCGATAGCGGCCAAGCGCCTCGACCCCCTGCCCAGCGTGGGTAGGATCGTGACCCTCGACGAGGTACCGGAAGCGATCGACATGGCCCGGCGCTCCGTTGGGCCGCCGCGCATCATCGTGCACCCGAACGGAGACATCGCATGA
- a CDS encoding M15 family metallopeptidase — MRIDGTFVAAGMVGAAIAAAVVVGAAPATRIALADNTVSVDPPAIIAGDGSLADGQIVTPFDVQNPAIGRLDPSLLDAIQQAATAASAAGITMTITSGWRSPEFQQRLLDSAVAQYGSLAAAREYVQTPEASRHVVGEAVDVGGVGADQWLTANGARFGLCRIYANEVWHFELATDPAGNCPPMLTNAAG; from the coding sequence ATGCGGATAGATGGCACGTTCGTGGCGGCCGGGATGGTTGGCGCGGCGATCGCGGCGGCGGTCGTGGTGGGTGCCGCCCCGGCGACCCGAATTGCCCTGGCGGACAACACAGTCAGCGTCGATCCGCCGGCAATTATCGCCGGTGACGGATCGTTGGCAGACGGCCAGATCGTGACGCCGTTCGATGTGCAGAACCCCGCCATCGGGCGCTTGGACCCGAGCCTGCTCGACGCGATTCAGCAGGCGGCCACGGCGGCGTCGGCCGCCGGCATCACGATGACGATCACCTCCGGGTGGCGGTCGCCGGAGTTCCAGCAGCGTCTGCTTGACAGCGCAGTGGCTCAGTACGGCAGCCTGGCGGCCGCGCGTGAGTACGTGCAGACTCCGGAGGCGTCCAGGCATGTCGTCGGCGAGGCGGTCGACGTGGGGGGCGTGGGCGCTGACCAGTGGTTGACGGCCAACGGTGCGCGGTTCGGGCTGTGCCGCATCTACGCCAACGAGGTGTGGCATTTCGAGCTGGCGACCGATCCTGCGGGCAACTGCCCGCCGATGCTGACCAACGCCGCGGGCTGA
- a CDS encoding CoA pyrophosphatase: MTITYDEALRVQIHGHLARHERRAVADPTKRHAAVAVVLVDSEIGEDRVDPAPVDDWIAGRPMEAGLDGRMVGVSGGAAFFLCRRASRLSSHAAQWALPGGRLDPGETVVDAALRELDEEIGVRLPDSSVLGLLDDYSTRSGYIITPVVIWGGGRLDPRPSPDEVVAVYRVGLHQLQRPDSPRFITIAESPRPVVQLPLGNDLIHAPTGAVLLQLRWLCLEGRHDPVDELEQPLFAWK; encoded by the coding sequence GTGACGATCACCTACGACGAGGCGCTGCGGGTACAGATTCACGGCCACCTGGCCCGGCATGAACGCCGCGCGGTCGCCGACCCGACGAAGCGCCATGCCGCCGTCGCGGTGGTGCTCGTCGACTCCGAAATCGGCGAGGATCGGGTGGATCCAGCTCCCGTCGACGACTGGATCGCGGGGCGGCCGATGGAGGCCGGTCTGGACGGCCGGATGGTCGGGGTATCCGGTGGCGCCGCATTCTTCCTGTGCCGCAGAGCTTCCCGACTCAGTTCGCACGCCGCACAGTGGGCTCTTCCGGGCGGGCGGCTGGACCCGGGGGAGACCGTTGTCGACGCGGCGCTGCGAGAACTCGACGAGGAGATCGGCGTCAGGCTGCCCGATTCATCGGTGTTGGGGCTCCTTGACGACTACTCGACGCGCTCCGGCTACATCATCACGCCGGTGGTGATCTGGGGTGGCGGCCGGCTGGACCCCCGCCCTTCCCCCGACGAGGTCGTCGCCGTCTATCGGGTGGGGCTGCATCAACTGCAGCGGCCGGACTCGCCGCGGTTCATCACGATTGCGGAAAGTCCTCGGCCAGTTGTGCAGCTGCCGTTGGGCAATGACCTCATCCACGCGCCGACCGGCGCTGTGCTGCTGCAGCTTCGGTGGCTGTGCCTGGAAGGCCGGCACGACCCGGTCGACGAACTCGAGCAGCCGCTGTTCGCCTGGAAATAG